In Limisalsivibrio acetivorans, one genomic interval encodes:
- a CDS encoding chemotaxis protein CheW — protein sequence MAESIEKLTESEETKYVSFSVGSESFGIPIDEVRRIIRMPRVTRVPKTPDFILGISNQRGSVLPIIDLSLRLGYGKPCNVTDEARVIVLEKSGTMTGFVVESVSEVRGVEKQNTENFPEMLDAGIDERFISGLLKMTNGGESRLIQVLNTDEVININELRKNLKESGGQSAGRGGVFEEENDGDDERRFISFQIGIQEYAVEIHMINEIIRVPDYVTVPGVADYVIGIFSLRDSVNPLISLHSKFGRSLPDVNEDTRVVIVDIEDTKIAFMADKVSEVISVPESQIEPPPRVFTDGKESEISSVIKGESGDRLVLILDTGNILADQELAALRQLAEKGEEKLEVQEMDEEIISDEKQIVTFNIEEEEYGIYIEKVQEINRFTNVTRVPKTPPFVEGIINLRGDVIPLIDLRKRFDLEPKERDEFTRVIIVNLDSVKVGFVVDYVDEVLRVSESSIDNVPAVLSSTVDNQFLDGVVNYKAKDTERMIMLLSVDDLFSKAEKKKLENLKDD from the coding sequence ATGGCAGAAAGCATTGAGAAGCTAACAGAGAGCGAAGAAACCAAATACGTGTCGTTTTCAGTGGGTTCCGAATCCTTTGGCATCCCCATAGATGAAGTTCGTCGAATCATCAGGATGCCAAGGGTTACAAGGGTTCCCAAAACCCCTGACTTTATCCTTGGCATCAGCAACCAGCGGGGGAGTGTTCTTCCGATTATTGACCTCTCCCTGCGCCTCGGTTATGGAAAGCCCTGCAATGTTACCGATGAGGCTAGGGTTATTGTGCTTGAAAAATCGGGCACGATGACGGGTTTTGTCGTGGAATCGGTGAGCGAGGTTCGAGGCGTTGAGAAACAGAATACAGAGAACTTCCCCGAGATGCTCGATGCCGGCATAGACGAACGCTTTATTTCCGGACTCCTCAAGATGACCAACGGCGGTGAGAGCAGGCTTATTCAGGTTCTCAACACCGATGAGGTCATAAATATTAACGAGCTTCGCAAAAACCTCAAGGAGAGCGGCGGCCAGAGCGCCGGAAGAGGGGGTGTTTTTGAGGAAGAGAACGATGGTGATGATGAGAGACGCTTCATAAGTTTCCAGATCGGAATCCAGGAATACGCAGTTGAGATACACATGATAAATGAGATTATTCGTGTGCCCGATTACGTTACTGTGCCCGGCGTTGCGGATTACGTCATAGGGATATTCTCGCTCAGGGATTCGGTAAACCCTCTTATATCACTCCACAGTAAGTTCGGACGAAGCCTGCCGGATGTTAACGAAGACACCAGGGTTGTCATTGTTGACATTGAGGATACCAAGATAGCCTTTATGGCGGATAAGGTAAGCGAGGTTATAAGTGTTCCTGAGAGTCAGATAGAGCCACCTCCCCGTGTCTTCACCGATGGGAAAGAGTCCGAGATAAGCTCTGTTATCAAAGGGGAGAGCGGCGACAGGCTTGTGCTGATCCTCGATACCGGAAATATCCTAGCAGACCAGGAGCTGGCCGCCCTCAGGCAGCTTGCCGAGAAGGGTGAGGAAAAACTGGAGGTGCAGGAGATGGATGAAGAAATAATTAGTGATGAAAAACAGATAGTAACCTTTAACATAGAAGAGGAGGAGTACGGTATTTACATCGAAAAGGTGCAGGAGATTAACCGCTTCACCAATGTAACCCGTGTTCCCAAGACCCCTCCGTTTGTGGAGGGTATTATCAATCTCAGAGGAGATGTTATTCCACTGATAGATTTGAGAAAGAGGTTCGATCTTGAGCCGAAGGAAAGGGACGAGTTCACAAGGGTTATCATCGTGAATCTTGATTCCGTAAAGGTCGGTTTTGTTGTGGACTATGTGGACGAGGTTCTGCGTGTGAGCGAATCGAGCATTGATAACGTTCCTGCGGTTCTTTCCTCCACAGTGGACAACCAGTTCCTTGATGGTGTTGTGAACTATAAGGCTAAGGATACAGAGCGCATGATAATGCTTCTCTCTGTTGATGACCTCTTCTCCAAAGCGGAGAAGAAGAAGCTGGAGAACCTCAAGGACGATTGA
- a CDS encoding protein-glutamate methylesterase/protein-glutamine glutaminase, which produces MSLRVLIADDSALMRKKIREMIDAETGMEVVGTARDGEDAVIKARDIRPDVITMDINMPRMDGLAALSVIVEEEICPVIMLSSLTQEGAETTFEAMELGAFDFVSKPGGTISVNIEEVRKDLIRKLKAAGRTGYNKIKRSVQKPQKVKEATDRIETEKMVCGEEFYGVGIGISTGGPKTIFDVLPNLNPDSKASFFLVQHMPPTFTSTFAKRLNEYCTIEVKECEAGEIVRPGVCYLGKGGSHMTLYKKHNGCMTVRLNKRPEHNFMPSVDIMLESVLSCFNGRTIGIIMTGMGDDGADSMVKIKRSGGYTIAESDETCVVFGMPKEAIDRGGADIVLPSYKIADEITKRIRYGW; this is translated from the coding sequence ATGAGCCTTAGAGTACTGATTGCGGATGATTCTGCGCTTATGCGCAAAAAGATCAGGGAGATGATCGATGCCGAGACCGGAATGGAGGTTGTCGGCACAGCGAGGGATGGTGAGGACGCCGTTATAAAGGCGAGAGACATCCGTCCCGATGTCATCACTATGGATATTAACATGCCCCGCATGGACGGCCTTGCGGCGCTTTCCGTCATAGTTGAGGAGGAGATCTGCCCTGTAATCATGCTCAGCTCCTTGACCCAGGAAGGTGCGGAGACGACCTTTGAAGCCATGGAACTTGGCGCCTTTGACTTTGTTTCAAAGCCAGGCGGCACCATCTCCGTGAATATCGAAGAGGTTCGCAAGGACCTGATCAGAAAACTGAAAGCTGCCGGCAGAACCGGCTATAACAAGATAAAGAGGAGTGTCCAAAAGCCGCAGAAGGTTAAAGAGGCTACGGACAGGATAGAAACGGAAAAGATGGTATGCGGGGAGGAGTTCTACGGCGTTGGCATAGGCATTTCAACGGGCGGCCCGAAAACCATCTTTGATGTTTTGCCGAACCTCAACCCGGATTCGAAGGCGTCATTTTTTCTGGTTCAGCATATGCCGCCTACATTTACATCCACCTTCGCCAAAAGGCTGAATGAATACTGCACGATCGAAGTTAAGGAGTGCGAGGCGGGTGAGATTGTACGTCCGGGGGTATGCTATCTCGGTAAAGGGGGGAGTCATATGACCCTCTATAAAAAGCACAACGGGTGCATGACCGTTAGGCTTAATAAAAGACCGGAGCACAATTTCATGCCCAGCGTTGATATCATGCTGGAATCGGTTCTCAGCTGTTTCAATGGTAGAACCATCGGCATTATCATGACTGGAATGGGTGACGACGGTGCTGATTCCATGGTTAAGATTAAACGCTCTGGAGGCTATACCATCGCCGAGTCCGATGAGACCTGTGTTGTTTTCGGTATGCCAAAGGAAGCCATAGACAGGGGGGGAGCAGATATTGTCCTCCCCAGCTATAAGATAGCCGATGAGATAACCAAGAGAATAAGGTACGGATGGTAG
- a CDS encoding STAS domain-containing protein: MDVKVLKTKVKIVFPEESENFMAIDMLDKLEDADFSERSAEIDLSKVQTFDTSFVNILCSVVNSAKDAGANYTVKEPADEVKNKLKLYGIELGGTA, translated from the coding sequence ATGGATGTTAAGGTACTTAAAACGAAGGTGAAAATAGTTTTCCCGGAGGAATCCGAAAACTTTATGGCCATAGATATGCTTGATAAGCTGGAGGATGCAGATTTCAGTGAAAGAAGCGCAGAGATAGACCTCTCAAAGGTACAGACCTTTGATACATCCTTTGTGAATATCCTCTGTTCTGTGGTTAATTCTGCAAAGGATGCCGGAGCGAACTACACTGTGAAAGAACCGGCTGATGAAGTTAAGAATAAGCTTAAACTTTATGGGATAGAGCTTGGAGGTACAGCTTGA
- a CDS encoding response regulator, producing MKRILVVDDAITMRQLVAATLKSAGYDVVDAKDGVDALNKLGQGRFNLIVSDLNMPNMDGITLIKEVKKNPRHKFTPIIMLTTESQSSKKEEGRQAGAKAWIVKPFKPADLLNVVKKIVP from the coding sequence TTGAAGAGAATACTTGTAGTAGACGATGCAATCACCATGCGCCAGCTCGTGGCCGCAACACTTAAGTCCGCCGGATATGATGTTGTGGATGCCAAGGACGGCGTGGATGCCCTCAACAAGCTCGGGCAAGGTCGTTTTAATCTTATAGTCTCGGATCTTAACATGCCCAATATGGACGGGATCACCCTGATAAAAGAGGTTAAGAAGAATCCCAGACATAAGTTTACACCCATAATCATGCTCACCACCGAATCCCAGTCCTCTAAGAAGGAGGAGGGGAGACAGGCGGGTGCGAAGGCCTGGATTGTAAAACCCTTTAAGCCGGCGGATCTTCTTAACGTTGTTAAAAAGATAGTACCCTGA
- a CDS encoding HEAT repeat domain-containing protein produces MDIESIRKSLYHEDETERLYAVEDVISFKAEQLVPDIIDMNLREDSRMVRELIVEGLKLMDISDHYAKVAEYFESSDAFIRNCAIEIFGSKGESAVPFLTSIMDHSDKEVRKLILDCLVATSSKYSIPALRAALNDKAPNVQITAVEYLGKIEDKESLRDIVELFASTNEPMLRISCIETFVFLGGAETVDRVIDILGGRSVDGFYKPSVFRLVAEKGAEKHLDFLLSFLNNKNTLFFTEIANSILKIISRENVSELPEESVSFIIESARNQNLSTDERITFMRIISVLGADGKEKILEELAYEDDMNLMLSSLDELSGSNLEKALKIIDRRLKVAEGDLKDELINLKEYLAE; encoded by the coding sequence GTGGATATTGAAAGCATACGCAAATCCCTTTACCATGAGGATGAAACAGAGCGGCTCTACGCTGTGGAGGATGTTATATCCTTTAAGGCAGAGCAGCTTGTTCCAGATATAATCGACATGAACCTGCGTGAGGACAGCCGTATGGTTCGTGAGCTTATTGTTGAAGGGCTTAAGCTCATGGACATATCGGATCACTATGCAAAGGTTGCAGAGTATTTCGAAAGCTCCGATGCATTCATAAGAAACTGCGCCATAGAGATATTCGGCTCCAAAGGAGAGTCTGCAGTACCCTTTCTCACCTCTATTATGGACCACTCGGATAAAGAGGTGCGCAAGCTTATCCTCGATTGCCTGGTAGCCACCAGCTCCAAGTATTCCATACCAGCATTGCGTGCTGCATTGAACGATAAAGCGCCTAACGTGCAGATAACGGCTGTGGAGTATCTGGGCAAAATCGAGGACAAGGAATCCCTCAGGGATATTGTAGAACTGTTTGCCTCTACAAATGAGCCTATGCTTAGGATATCCTGTATCGAAACCTTCGTTTTCCTCGGTGGTGCAGAAACCGTGGACAGGGTAATCGATATACTCGGCGGAAGAAGTGTGGACGGGTTCTATAAGCCCTCCGTATTCCGCCTTGTGGCGGAGAAGGGTGCTGAGAAGCATCTTGATTTTCTGCTGTCATTTCTTAACAATAAAAACACTCTCTTCTTTACAGAGATCGCGAACTCCATTCTGAAGATAATCTCGAGGGAGAACGTCTCTGAGCTTCCCGAGGAGAGTGTCAGCTTTATAATAGAGAGTGCCAGAAACCAGAACCTCTCCACCGACGAACGGATAACCTTCATGAGAATTATCAGTGTATTAGGAGCGGACGGCAAGGAAAAGATACTTGAGGAGCTTGCCTACGAGGATGACATGAACCTTATGCTCAGTTCTCTGGATGAACTTTCCGGTTCGAACCTTGAAAAGGCCCTTAAGATAATAGATCGAAGGCTCAAGGTGGCCGAAGGTGACCTTAAGGATGAGCTTATCAATCTAAAAGAATATCTGGCGGAGTAG
- a CDS encoding CheR family methyltransferase — MFLVTLEDYKDLTAFIYKKSGIKFEDKKRYFINKRIEKRINVLKLESARDYLRYLKFKDKEGEEFQELMNLLTVNETYFFREFSTLEVFAEFCLQEIADKKAAEGDRTIRIWSAGCSSGEEPYTLAIITREMLDSPDDWNIEVVATDIDQTALDKGREARYDDRSVKDVPDEYYAKYFDYVNGFHMPKKEVRQMVKFEHMNLMDRLTMRKKRGFNFIFCRNVLIYFDEISRKQVVDHYYIALNKGGYIFLGHSESVGRITTAFSIKKFGRNVVYYKG; from the coding sequence ATGTTTCTTGTAACCTTAGAGGATTATAAAGACCTTACAGCTTTTATTTATAAAAAGTCGGGCATAAAGTTTGAGGACAAGAAGCGCTATTTCATCAATAAACGGATAGAAAAGCGCATAAACGTTCTCAAGCTTGAATCTGCTCGTGATTACCTGCGGTACCTTAAATTCAAGGACAAGGAAGGTGAGGAGTTCCAGGAGCTTATGAATCTCCTTACCGTGAATGAGACCTACTTCTTCCGCGAGTTCAGCACACTTGAGGTATTTGCCGAGTTCTGCCTGCAGGAGATTGCCGATAAGAAGGCCGCAGAAGGGGACAGAACAATAAGGATCTGGTCTGCAGGCTGTTCCTCTGGTGAAGAGCCCTACACCCTCGCCATAATAACAAGGGAAATGCTCGACAGCCCTGATGACTGGAATATCGAGGTTGTCGCCACAGATATAGACCAGACTGCCCTCGATAAGGGGAGAGAGGCGAGATACGATGACCGCAGCGTAAAGGATGTCCCCGATGAGTATTATGCGAAGTACTTCGATTATGTGAACGGTTTTCATATGCCTAAGAAAGAAGTTCGCCAAATGGTGAAGTTTGAGCATATGAACCTGATGGACAGGCTTACAATGCGTAAGAAGAGAGGGTTCAACTTCATCTTCTGTCGCAACGTGTTAATTTATTTCGATGAAATCTCGAGGAAGCAGGTTGTGGACCATTACTACATCGCCCTTAACAAGGGGGGCTACATCTTCCTCGGTCACAGTGAATCTGTAGGCAGAATAACCACTGCGTTCAGCATTAAGAAGTTCGGCCGCAATGTTGTGTATTATAAGGGGTAA
- a CDS encoding response regulator transcription factor, with the protein MAFKVLIIDDSDMVRHFHANILKSAGFDADQAIDGMDALEKTTQNSYSLLLCDLNMPRMDGVTFIKEFRKTGKETPVIIITTQEEAENRKLGYTSGANLYITKPVKPDELIINIKMLLGIT; encoded by the coding sequence ATGGCTTTTAAGGTACTTATAATTGATGATTCGGATATGGTAAGACACTTCCATGCCAATATATTGAAGTCCGCCGGATTCGATGCGGATCAGGCTATTGATGGTATGGATGCTTTGGAGAAAACCACACAGAACAGCTATTCTCTACTCCTTTGCGATCTCAATATGCCCCGCATGGACGGTGTTACGTTTATCAAGGAGTTTCGTAAAACAGGCAAGGAGACACCTGTTATCATAATAACAACCCAGGAGGAGGCGGAGAACAGGAAGCTTGGTTACACCTCCGGCGCAAACCTCTATATAACAAAACCGGTTAAACCGGATGAGCTTATAATAAACATCAAGATGCTGCTCGGCATTACATAG
- a CDS encoding chemotaxis protein CheA — MVELDMEKFRRSFLDEATELLEQVNEDILKAESDSDPELVNSMFRSIHTIKGSAAGFGFDHISEFSHHLETLLDSLRNGELQLTSELVDTILKAVDGLFEMVDASKEGKEHGVDTETLIKELAVMKGEAVPEEPSSTDTPTEAEQSSERYIPNDEKREELRSKFNGEGKVYRVELKFTSEMLENGYDPLPFLQNIKNSSSVYLSSCDISRVPKIDEVNPFEIYLEPEIYLISELSAEDLADFAFDPEAVDVYEVSLSAPPADMPVEKTPPEPAMEEKHLEDEPYAVDQDEEVITLEGVDTAMLSELRSGVEDYFESIESLILRLEKGDGEIGSGIDDLFRVFHTIKGDCGYVGLTFMEKYSHLLESILDDIRSGKVLFDKKAADLILTVITDINEFLKKLESEGQAPVPKTYKMLQELNTNIDEMKDSVTVLNDEVKIFLTQVDQFMEIMNMAASGDTVDKKQLLRGAAGLKNASRFVGFTEINETATRLETAIKNGDSHGDILNDIHESIETLKSPPKKLGELLVESGKISEDDIKYALSKQKKIGDILVEEGRLEKEDLDNALKRQEVMKAVSDTVKDKIPEKAQPQTQGVESVPQLMKVDQEKIDKFTNTIGELVVAKNANEYLIHNLAKEYGLPTNLVKDLKDTANLISRIAQDLQRDILSLRMVPIKQIFHKFPRIVRDISRKQDKQIDLKIIGEDTEIDKKVADLLSDPLVHLVRNSCDHGVENVEERKSAGKTPMGTVILKAYQEGSFVYIEVIDDGKGINTAKVLEKAISRGLVSESDQLDDKEIKQLILEPGFSTAEKVTDVSGRGVGMDVVKTSVLDLGGMVDIQSNLGDGTRIILKIPVTIGVSTALLVELRDETYAIPIENVAETIKLERERVKDLHYGMAIHYRGMVLPVYTMSELLDNDPDELKEEVSIVITNTEKGKVGIVVDELVNRIDIAIKPVPEYFSHLSYVGGITILGDGQAVLVLNTNRLI, encoded by the coding sequence ATGGTTGAACTTGATATGGAGAAGTTCCGGCGCTCATTTCTGGATGAGGCAACGGAGCTTCTGGAACAGGTTAATGAAGATATACTGAAAGCGGAATCGGATAGTGATCCTGAGCTGGTCAACTCGATGTTCCGCTCCATCCATACCATTAAAGGAAGCGCTGCGGGTTTTGGATTTGACCATATCTCCGAGTTCAGCCATCATCTTGAAACACTGCTCGATTCGCTCAGAAACGGTGAACTGCAGCTCACCTCCGAGCTTGTGGACACCATCCTCAAAGCTGTAGACGGCCTTTTTGAGATGGTGGATGCCTCAAAGGAGGGGAAGGAGCATGGCGTTGATACGGAAACGCTGATTAAGGAGCTTGCTGTTATGAAAGGTGAGGCCGTTCCGGAGGAGCCTTCATCAACAGACACTCCCACCGAGGCAGAGCAGTCATCTGAACGCTATATACCTAACGATGAAAAGAGAGAGGAACTGCGCTCAAAATTCAACGGAGAAGGTAAGGTTTACCGTGTTGAATTAAAGTTCACTTCCGAGATGCTCGAAAACGGATACGACCCCCTCCCTTTCCTGCAGAACATAAAGAACAGTTCAAGCGTTTATCTTTCCTCCTGTGACATTTCCAGAGTGCCTAAAATAGATGAGGTTAACCCCTTTGAGATATATCTTGAACCTGAGATTTATCTCATCTCTGAACTTTCTGCTGAAGACTTGGCGGACTTTGCCTTTGATCCCGAAGCTGTGGATGTGTATGAGGTATCCCTTAGCGCTCCTCCGGCGGATATGCCCGTGGAGAAAACACCTCCGGAGCCGGCAATGGAAGAGAAGCATCTAGAGGATGAGCCCTATGCCGTTGATCAGGACGAAGAGGTCATAACCCTCGAAGGGGTGGATACGGCGATGCTTTCCGAGCTGCGTTCGGGCGTTGAGGACTACTTCGAATCTATAGAGTCCCTGATACTCCGTCTGGAAAAGGGTGACGGTGAGATCGGTTCCGGAATCGATGATCTTTTCCGTGTTTTCCATACAATCAAGGGGGATTGCGGCTATGTGGGCCTGACCTTCATGGAGAAGTATTCCCATCTCCTTGAGAGTATTCTGGATGATATAAGAAGCGGCAAGGTTCTTTTTGATAAGAAGGCGGCGGATCTTATACTCACTGTCATAACCGACATAAACGAGTTCCTCAAAAAGCTGGAAAGTGAGGGTCAGGCTCCTGTGCCAAAGACCTATAAGATGCTCCAGGAGCTCAATACCAACATCGATGAGATGAAGGATTCTGTAACCGTTCTCAACGATGAGGTTAAGATCTTCCTTACCCAGGTGGATCAGTTTATGGAGATTATGAACATGGCCGCCTCCGGCGACACCGTGGACAAGAAGCAACTTCTACGTGGTGCGGCGGGTCTTAAGAATGCCTCTCGCTTTGTAGGTTTCACCGAGATAAACGAAACCGCCACAAGGCTTGAAACGGCCATCAAGAACGGTGATTCCCATGGGGACATTCTCAACGATATCCACGAAAGTATCGAAACGCTGAAGTCACCCCCAAAGAAGCTGGGAGAGCTTCTTGTGGAGAGTGGAAAGATTTCCGAGGATGACATAAAATACGCCCTGAGCAAGCAGAAGAAGATCGGTGACATCCTTGTGGAAGAGGGGCGTCTCGAAAAGGAAGACCTTGATAATGCCCTGAAAAGACAGGAGGTTATGAAGGCGGTATCCGATACTGTAAAGGACAAGATACCCGAAAAGGCTCAGCCCCAGACCCAGGGCGTTGAATCTGTTCCACAGCTGATGAAGGTGGACCAGGAGAAGATCGACAAGTTCACAAACACTATCGGCGAACTGGTTGTTGCAAAGAACGCTAATGAGTACCTTATTCACAACCTTGCCAAGGAGTATGGTCTGCCCACAAACCTTGTTAAGGATCTTAAGGATACAGCTAATCTTATTTCCCGCATAGCACAGGATCTGCAGAGGGATATTCTCTCGCTCCGCATGGTTCCCATTAAGCAGATATTCCATAAGTTCCCCAGAATCGTGAGGGATATATCAAGGAAGCAGGATAAGCAGATAGACCTTAAGATAATCGGCGAGGACACGGAGATTGACAAAAAGGTTGCCGATCTCCTAAGCGATCCCCTTGTGCACCTTGTTCGCAACTCCTGCGACCACGGCGTTGAGAATGTGGAAGAGCGTAAGAGTGCAGGCAAGACCCCTATGGGTACGGTTATACTCAAGGCCTATCAGGAAGGGAGCTTTGTCTATATCGAGGTTATCGATGATGGTAAGGGGATCAATACTGCGAAGGTTCTCGAAAAGGCTATCAGCAGAGGGCTTGTCAGCGAGAGTGACCAGCTCGATGATAAAGAGATAAAGCAGCTCATCCTTGAGCCCGGTTTCTCCACGGCGGAAAAGGTAACCGATGTATCCGGTCGCGGGGTTGGGATGGACGTTGTTAAAACGAGTGTTCTTGATCTTGGCGGAATGGTGGATATACAGTCAAACCTCGGTGACGGGACAAGGATTATCCTCAAAATACCTGTTACCATAGGCGTTTCCACTGCTCTCCTTGTTGAGCTGCGCGATGAGACCTACGCCATACCAATCGAAAACGTAGCGGAGACTATAAAGCTTGAGCGTGAAAGGGTTAAGGACCTGCATTACGGTATGGCCATACATTATCGTGGTATGGTTCTCCCCGTTTATACCATGAGTGAGCTCTTGGACAATGATCCGGATGAGCTTAAAGAAGAGGTGAGCATTGTTATAACGAACACCGAAAAGGGTAAGGTGGGTATCGTTGTAGATGAGCTCGTCAACCGTATCGACATAGCTATTAAACCAGTTCCCGAATACTTCTCACATCTCTCATATGTCGGAGGAATAACTATCCTGGGTGACGGTCAGGCAGTGCTTGTATTAAATACGAATAGACTTATCTGA
- a CDS encoding response regulator, whose product MKIFIIDDNSLHLKMCRFILEKMKHDVHLFSSLGELKAYSGSEPDIFFIDYRLGVDETGIDVLKYVKETLGWTKTRCVAFTADVSEEAQLKRNDFSGVILKPITEKMLSEAVEKYSR is encoded by the coding sequence ATGAAAATATTTATTATTGATGACAACAGCCTGCACCTCAAGATGTGCAGGTTCATCCTTGAGAAGATGAAGCATGATGTTCATTTATTCTCAAGTTTGGGTGAATTGAAGGCATATAGCGGCTCCGAGCCGGATATCTTTTTCATAGATTACAGGCTCGGTGTGGACGAAACCGGTATTGATGTGCTTAAGTATGTTAAGGAAACGCTGGGATGGACGAAAACAAGGTGCGTCGCTTTTACAGCTGATGTATCCGAAGAGGCCCAGCTGAAGAGGAATGATTTCTCAGGGGTTATACTGAAGCCCATAACTGAGAAGATGCTTAGCGAAGCGGTGGAAAAATACAGCAGATGA